One Thioclava electrotropha DNA segment encodes these proteins:
- a CDS encoding TRAP transporter large permease, whose protein sequence is MDHNTIALLMFSTMLLMMLTGQRVFGAIGFVAVVAAFWLWGPGGTQMGFGSVMKLMKWTPLLTLPMFVYMGYVMSESRLAEDLYRMFHVWFGPLPGGLAIGTIMLMVMISVMNGLSVAGMAIGATIALPELLRRNYDKLMISGVIQAGSSLGILIPPSVVLVLFSLIARQPVSELWLAGAVPGLLMATLFVAYIVIRCKMNPDLAPPMDAEERAMITMREKLRLLRAGLMPVFIFVAMMVPFLKGWASLTEASVIGALAAVFAAAIKRRFTWQVFKVSTENTLKITVMFMLIITAALSFGAVFDGLGAGRAIEDFFTDSLGLGPWQILILMQLSFLVMGMFLDDTAMLVIVAPVYVSLARHLGFDMIWYGVLYTITCQVAYLTPPFGYNLFLMKAMAPKDFTLPVIYASVIPFVGVMVLTLILVMIFPQLALWLPHAVLGR, encoded by the coding sequence ATGGATCACAACACCATCGCCCTTTTGATGTTCTCGACGATGCTGCTGATGATGCTGACCGGTCAGCGCGTCTTCGGCGCGATCGGTTTCGTCGCCGTAGTCGCGGCGTTCTGGCTCTGGGGGCCGGGCGGTACGCAGATGGGCTTCGGCTCGGTCATGAAGCTGATGAAATGGACGCCGCTTCTGACGCTGCCGATGTTCGTCTACATGGGCTACGTGATGTCCGAGAGCCGTCTGGCCGAAGACCTCTATCGGATGTTCCACGTCTGGTTCGGGCCATTACCGGGCGGCCTCGCCATCGGGACGATCATGCTGATGGTGATGATCTCGGTGATGAACGGTCTGTCGGTCGCGGGCATGGCCATTGGGGCGACGATCGCGCTGCCGGAACTGCTGCGCCGGAACTACGACAAGCTGATGATCTCGGGTGTCATTCAGGCGGGGTCGTCCTTGGGCATCCTGATCCCGCCCTCGGTCGTGCTGGTGCTGTTCTCGCTGATCGCGCGCCAGCCGGTGTCGGAGCTGTGGCTGGCAGGTGCGGTGCCGGGGCTGCTGATGGCCACGCTTTTCGTCGCCTATATCGTGATCCGCTGCAAAATGAACCCGGACCTCGCGCCGCCGATGGATGCGGAAGAGCGCGCCATGATCACCATGCGCGAGAAGCTGCGCCTTCTGCGCGCGGGCCTGATGCCGGTCTTCATCTTCGTTGCGATGATGGTGCCTTTCCTGAAGGGCTGGGCGAGCCTGACCGAAGCCTCGGTGATCGGCGCGCTGGCGGCCGTCTTCGCGGCGGCGATCAAGCGGCGCTTCACCTGGCAGGTCTTCAAGGTTTCGACCGAGAACACGCTCAAGATCACCGTGATGTTCATGCTGATCATCACCGCGGCGCTCTCCTTCGGGGCGGTGTTCGACGGTCTTGGCGCGGGCCGCGCGATCGAGGATTTCTTCACCGACAGCCTCGGCCTCGGCCCGTGGCAGATCCTGATCCTGATGCAGCTGAGCTTCCTCGTGATGGGGATGTTCCTCGACGACACGGCGATGCTGGTGATCGTGGCCCCGGTCTATGTCTCGCTCGCCCGGCATCTGGGCTTCGACATGATCTGGTACGGTGTCCTTTATACCATCACCTGTCAGGTTGCCTATCTCACGCCGCCCTTCGGCTATAACCTGTTCCTGATGAAGGCGATGGCGCCGAAGGATTTCACCCTGCCGGTGATCTACGCCTCGGTGATCCCCTTCGTGGGCGTGATGGTCCTGACGCTGATCCTCGTAATGATCTTTCCGCAGCTGGCGCTCTGGCTGCCGCATGCGGTGCTTGGAAGATAA